The genome window ATTAAAGGAGAACTTATGTTACTGGTAAATCTTACCTTTGTTAGCTTTTTTATTGTCCGTTTGTATAGTTTGAGCATTTCGATTAGAAATGAGAAAGCGCTTATCCAAAAAGGTGCTACGCAACACGGCAGTAAAAATTCAAAACTATTATCTATTGTGCATGTCCTGTTCTATTTTTCTGCGTTGTTTGAAGCGAATTATTTTGCCCATCATTGGGACTATCTCAGCACGATCGGCACAGTTACTTTATTTTTCGCCTATATTGCGCTCTTTTGGGTGATCAATGAATTAAAAGAAATTTGGACGGTGAAACTCTATATTTTGCCAAACCATAAAATTAACACTTCAACCTTATTCAGAACGATTAAACACCCTAACTATTTCCTAAATATCATTCCGGAACTGATTGGTGTGGTATTGCTTTGTCATGCGTGGAACACACTGATGTATTTATTCCCGATTTACCTTGTTGTGTTAGGTATTCGCATTTATCAAGAAGAAAAAGTGATGAAGCCGCTGTTTGAGCAGGTAAAATAAGTAAGGGGACGATATGTCCCCTCTCTTATCACGCTTTATTATCTATATGTAATAATCGATTACTCAGTTCATTTTTTTCTTCAAGTAATAAATTACGGATAAAACGTACGAGAAATTCCGTGTTTTCATAAATGCCTTTAGCAAGATTATTATAGTTTGCTCGTACCAAGGCATTACGGAAATACCACGCATTTTCGGCAAAAATATCATTGGTTGCATTGAAGCCTAAAGTGTGAAGATATTTGATAAAGAATACGGCGGTAGTTCTGGTATTTCCTTCTTCAAAGCAGTGAATTTGCCATAATTGTGCGATAAATTGTGCTAAATGTTCGATAATTTGGTCGATTGATAGCCCTTTATAGCTGAATTTACGTTCTTGAGCTAAATCGTATTCTAAGGTTGTCAACAATTCAGAAGCCATGCCGTAAGTTACTGTTGCGCCGTCTAATACCCACTCTTTTTTCGTGATGTTATAAGTTCGCAATTGTCCGGCGTGTGGATAAATATCCTGAAACAGATATTTGTGAATGGCTAAATATTGATTCGTATTAAATGAAAAAGCTGGCTCAGAGAGCAATTTGGCAATGCGTACCGAAACTTTATCCGCTTCTTCAGTACGATTTTCAATTTCTTTTGTCGGATTTGCTTGGTAATAACCTTCGATCCACTGTTCTGCCATTTCAAACGAGATTTCGCCTTCAATATGTTTAATTGCCGTCTCTCGTAAATAAGCTGAAGGCTTTAGTCCGTCGACATCTTGTAAACCAATAGCGGTTTGCCAAGCATAGCTTTTCTCTCGTTTAGAAGGTTCAAGATGGCGGATATATTCAGCGAAGGGATCTTTGGTCATATCAGGATTCTCATAGGTTTGAATAACGATATTTTAATTGTAACAAGAGTAAAGACAAGCGGTTAAATTTGCAAAATTTTCTGCAAATTTAACCGCTTGCTCGTATGGCTTAATTACTC of Actinobacillus arthritidis contains these proteins:
- a CDS encoding isoprenylcysteine carboxyl methyltransferase family protein, translated to MLLVNLTFVSFFIVRLYSLSISIRNEKALIQKGATQHGSKNSKLLSIVHVLFYFSALFEANYFAHHWDYLSTIGTVTLFFAYIALFWVINELKEIWTVKLYILPNHKINTSTLFRTIKHPNYFLNIIPELIGVVLLCHAWNTLMYLFPIYLVVLGIRIYQEEKVMKPLFEQVK
- a CDS encoding Fic family protein, whose amino-acid sequence is MTKDPFAEYIRHLEPSKREKSYAWQTAIGLQDVDGLKPSAYLRETAIKHIEGEISFEMAEQWIEGYYQANPTKEIENRTEEADKVSVRIAKLLSEPAFSFNTNQYLAIHKYLFQDIYPHAGQLRTYNITKKEWVLDGATVTYGMASELLTTLEYDLAQERKFSYKGLSIDQIIEHLAQFIAQLWQIHCFEEGNTRTTAVFFIKYLHTLGFNATNDIFAENAWYFRNALVRANYNNLAKGIYENTEFLVRFIRNLLLEEKNELSNRLLHIDNKA